In Corylus avellana chromosome ca8, CavTom2PMs-1.0, the genomic stretch TTCTAACCAGCTAAAGTTAAATTCTCACATTTCTAAGTCCAGTTACCATCCTAAATGTGTAAGATTCATTCATGGTCTATGACAACATCTTCAAGATATCATGTAATAGATCTTGAACTTCAAATGATACGACTCAATTAGACTTGGATTTTACTAGTGCTTTGTCAACAGAATatgccaacacaaaatatggaCCTAACATCTAATGTAAAGCCTCTATTTACAAACAAAGCAACCTCAATTATTTTTCAGCTTATCTCCTAAAGCCTCTATTTGCAAACAAAGCAACCTCAATTATTTTTCAGcttatctccttttttttttttgataagtatttttCAGCTTATCTCCTACTACTAATGTTGAGCTCAATAGCTATAAACATAATGTCTTAACACCAGGCCATCCTTAATaactcaaaaagtgaaatttctaATTTAAAAGTAAATACCACAAAAAAGACATTCCAAATTCCGGCACTTTGAAAAGTAAAAGTTTAGCGAACAGTTACCAGCCTATTAGATTGTGACCTGAAAAGTACTTGTGAATCGAAACTACCTATGTACTAACACCAATGTTCTGGCAGGACCATAGGtccataaattttttatgacaCTTCCACTTTCTGATTCATGAATATCTAGGCACAGTTTATTTAGTCACCACAGTGCCACATGATAGTAAGATTATGGACTTCAACAATAACAGGCCAAAATACAAATTCGTTAAGACACAAACACATAGTGAACAAAGTATACTATCCATTGACAAAGAACAATAGCTAATAACATAAAGACACAAATATATCACACAACTTTGAAGCTAAGTTACAAGCTTGATATCAAAGAATGTTACACATATCCAAACGATACACCcccttgaaaaaaaagaaatacaaaaaagaagcaTATCAATCTGTAACCAATCAGCCATTTCATCAATAGCTCAATTGCACATGTAAACCCCACTCTCAAACCTGTGACTAACCTCATGAAAGTCTATCTTACCCTCAGAAGCAGGCCGCAGGCAAAGCCCAGACAATGATCTAGCTCCTTGCGCAGAAAACTTCACATAAGCAACAACCTCAagttcttcatcttcctcactAGAGTCCACAGGCATCCTCGCCTTCAACCGACCAGGAGAACCCTTCACTGGAATCTCCGGGACATGCCATTTCAATTCTCTCTCAGCCCTATTCAATATAGCCTTGGGAGACACCTTCAACAATGTAGGGTCAACCGGTAGCTTCAAAACAAAAGTCACATCATTCAAAGGTACCGGTAAATCAGGATTCGAGGCGTACTGTATCATTACAGAGAGTAAAGTCCCAGTATGACGCTTTACAAGACGAACCCTCAAAGGCACCGGCGTCAACCTTGGTAACAGGCTATACTTGAGAATTGGTATAGGCTCGTCGGAAGACGCGGTCCTTACGTGAAACATGCTATTCCCGAGACTGCTTACACGAGAACTCTGCATGACAAATCTCTTAACCGCGCTCGTACCCTCCACCCGGAATGAAAACTCGGTTTCTTTATCGCCGGACACCTTGGTCGGCAATGTTTTCAAATAAACCACACCCAACAATCCTACTCTAGCAAGCAACGACTCTCTAAACTCCAGGCTGATCTCTTCCACAATGCACATCTCCGGACCCCTCTGTTCCGTTCTCTTCACCAGATCCTCAAGCGGATTAACTGCTCCGGGAGCAGCAGCCGCAGGTGCCGCTGGTGCAGCACCGTCCGGCCCAGTCTGTAACAATTCAAGCCCGCCAAGTCCTTGAGGTTTCGCAATTTTTGTGGGACCCAGAAACTCCGAGGCATCCAATCCTCCACCGAAAGGTGCATTAAACCCTTGAAACGAATCATCCAAGGAGGCCACCTTCTCACTGCCGTACGCTACTCCACCGTAATCTCCTTCGAATCCCTCCACTCCGATATACGTCGACTGGGTCGCCTCCGCGGGCGGCAATGTCGTCACCTCAATCCCCGCCAATGCCAGCGTCAAATCGGCGGAGGACGTCTCCTTGCTCTTCTTGAACCCACCCACGAGTTCTGGTGGCTTGTTGATCGCGTCGCTCGCCGCGAAGGGGTCCTTCTCCGCTTGCGTCTCCTCCTCCTGCTGCTGCTCCTGCGGTTGCTGCTCGCCAACACTCTGCGCCACAGGCGCCAGGCTCGCCGCCACCTCGTCCCCGGCCGCCAGCGTCTCGGGCGGGATCTCGAAATGTGCGTTGGAAAATGCCTCCACGCCTGCCTCGTGTTCGACGGAATGCGCTTCCAGATTCGTCCAATTGTCGGCGCCGCGAATCTTGCCCTCGGAGTCGAGCGCGGAGTGCACCATCTTGGCGATACCGTCGCCGTGCATGGCTCCGAGCATGGCGGCGAGGCGGATGCTGCTGACGCCGCGGAGGACGATGTCGAGGGCCATGTAGATCTCGGCATACTTACGCCCGAGCTTCTCGGGGGTCACGTCGACGCCGCGGCACGCCGTAACGACGACGCTCACGGCCTGGTTCACCATGTTGATGCACTCGAAGACGTTGATCACGGAGGTGTCGTCGGCGGTGGTGATGCCCAGGACGTAGATCGCGTTCACCAGGCGGTACACCACGCGGTAGCGGCTCTCCACACCGACGATTACCTGACCACTCGAGACCGCGAGGGGGTCGTCGCCGATGGAAGCCGCGAAGGAGTCTGCATCGGCGTCGGAGGGGTGGTTGCTGTTGTGTTTGGAGGCAGCGAAGGCGTGGCGAGTCTGGCGGAATCCGGAGAGGGCGACAAGGGCGCGTGCGGGTGGGAACCACTCGCGGGTCTGGAGCAGGACGTCGGATCCGTTGGCGGGTTGGAGGGCGAGGGCCAAGCAGGACATGGTGAGGAGGTCGAGCTCGAAGACCGAATCAGATCGGtcttgggtttgggtttttgaatcTTGGGGATTTTGGAGGAGATGAAATGCAGAGAACCTACTCTGTAATTCACAGCCGCTTGGATTTCTGTGTGATTTCCATTTCCGCTTGCTGTGAGAGTGGGGGAGATAGAGAGACCCAGGTGAGGACGACGACAATGGTTATGGGCCGGTTGAAATGTCATGGACGAGGCCCACACTCACGGCCCGGTAACAGGCAAGTCTACTGGACTCCATTCATATTACACGCACGCATGTTTGAGAATGAGAAtgagaataagaataagaatgaGAAATAGTAGGGCTATTTAGTTGATTGATATATAGAGTAATGAATAAATGGGATGATGTAATAgtaaaattttgtctttttattttttacaagtgttgatttaatggttgattttcactatcacatatcaagttgtataacagtctactaaataacattattctcaATGAAAATGACTTCTATTATGTCTTAGTACAAACTGAGACCTTTGTGCTATCCAATGAAAAGTCGACACATAAGcctgaaacaagaaaaacaaatgttAACAAAACACGGATCTAACAAGTAAAGTAAATGATATGCAAGAGCGAAAGAAGAAATGTTAGATagggaacaagatcctctctaaaattaattatattgaggaaacaaaaatatattttcactataacttgagaggatcctatttcGTTAGATAGGTTGTTTTGCCAATATTTATTTAATGCTGATATGTTGACctcttattggagggcacaaaagtCTTGATTTGTATCAAaaccttataaaagttattatcTTACTTAATTAGAAAGAGAGTAATAATACTTTTCATACTTATTTGTCTCACTCTCAAACGGTATAAAATGGGtgtgataaataaaaataaagtaaggcattacttaggaaaaaaaaaaaaaaaaaggtgaagatTGGCTTAATTTTGCATAAGATCTTCATCGGAGCATGAAAAACCATAATGTTGTTTTTGATGCTAAAGTTGCCTCTAAAAAAAACAGCGAAGCTTTCTTTATTGTTGAActcaatctttcttttttatcataTTATCATTAGCAAATTATACACATATCTATCATTATTTTACTTGGATTCAGATGCTCTTGTGGGGGCATAGGAAAAAGGTTCCAAAATACATATAGGATAAGTTGGGATAAAATGTGGTATTCTAACGCTGAGGGTTGTTTAGGTTTTTGAGATCTAGTATGCTTTAATAAAACATTAGTAGCAGAACGCTAGATTTATCTAATTGGAGACGCcaatcttttatctttattttgttcttcatcTGTGCTACGCCAAGGTTGCTACATAATTTTGACACATTGGCGTCAAGGActttgaaagaaaaacattttctgaaTGTCAATATTCTTAATGCGAGCTTGGGTAGAAGACTTTATTTTGCTTGGAGAAGTATTGTATACTTGTGATCTACTCAAATATAGACTTATATAGAGAATAGTGTGATAGTTGATTATGATTATTGTTAGTTGAGTCAATCACATAGTCTTCCCCTGTTTCGATGTTCACGTGTGTGGGGCGAGTGTCGCCCTATTGTTTTTGCCTATCGAGGCATCATTGGTTTATCGGGGAAGGTGATCACGTGACTATTTTTAATGTTTGATTGGACTTTCATTTACAACCCTGAGCATGCATGCTCCATCTGAGCGGTTTGAATGTGACGTACAGAgatggagggagggggggaccagggtgggccatggtcccccccaaaataaggaaaaaaaaattataagtaaaaaaaataataaaaaaaattaaaaaagtaaaattaaagttttaattttagttatttagccccctccaaaaaaaaaaaaaaaaaaaaaaaattggccctatttttaattttgttggcccatacccaccaagtttttttatttttggcccttactttcaaatgttcactttttttggcccttacagTAGTCTTTacttcataaaaaacaaccaaaataattttttttaataaaaaaattttaaagaaccgaaaaaaaaaatttgactggcccccttccataaaatttcctggctccgtccctggtGACGTATCGCTTCTTCAACATCTTGCTTTCTAACTAATCTTTCCTTTTCAGGTATTGGATTGGGTTTTGTCTTGGGTTGGTGTTGGTTCTTCTCAACTATCAAGAGCTGGctacctttttctttgttttttttttaagcaaataagggAAAGGGGTAGAGCTGGCTACCTTAGTTAGCCATTATTGTTGAGCTTTTTTTCTGAATGGTGGGGAGAGGTGCTGCTGAGCCTTCTCAGTCTCATCAATCCAATATGATGCCTTGTTTCCTTCATGTCACTTGCTTTGGTGATGATTCATGGAAATAACTCTTGTCTCAGCATGGCGTTTGTAATTGCATGGTCGATTTTGGACACCAAGATTCAGTTATCGAATCTTTAATGTCATTGAGGGATCAAGTACCCAACAAGAGGTGTTTTGATCGACTACTATGGTATTTCTCCAGCCCTAATTGGATATTTGTATTATGGTTACTTTTACCCTTAGTGAATATTATaagtttatttgaattattttctttatcatcTTCCATACACTCGAATGGAGACCTATCAACTGGTATCGGAGCATGACTATGACAAAAGGAAGAACAGAAAAAACTTGAAGCCGACATGGACGAAGTGAGGGAAGGACTTCACCGACTGGAAACAGGTGTCAACTTCTCCATTGAGCACATGCAGCCGATTATAGATGACATCCTAAGAGAAATCATTGATCTTTTGACGAACCAAATAGATTATCCTAAGAATAAGAAATTATCTTATTGTGTACCGTGGTATTTCTCCAGCCCTAAGTGAAGATTTATATTGTGATTGCTCCCACCCTAAATAGAGATTattagtttatttgaattattcTTTTCATCGTATTATCACACTTAGCACTCTGTTTTATTTCTCTGCCAAAATAGCTCAACCAAATGGGCTGTTAAGGGggcatataaaatataaattatacaaCACCAAAATTTACACTCGATTAAATAATCTCAGCAAAACCACCTCTGCTGGAATCAGCAACCACCCTTGAGCAACTCATGATAAACACAAAAACCCCTTTGCAATCattcaacaccaaaaaccccttCTCTTGTGATCACAAGCTCACAAGAACCCTCCGGCAGATGAGGCGCGAAAACAACATGAAGTCGCCGCCTTGTTCGGGTGCACACACGATTCGCATCGACATCAACTAaccctttctcttctttctcaaCCTCCTCGTTCCTCGACAAGAACAACCTTGAATTCACACAATTCGCCCACGCTAGTCCCAAGGCCGGACAAACCCGTCTCCCCGACGAATACAAGCAAGCCAGATTCCCAATCCTCATCCCATTTATCCCCTCAGGCACTATCAAATCTACAACTTGGTTTGTCACCACAACCGCCAGACCGAACCTCTTCGCCAACAACTTCAATTTCCCAGAAATCTTGAAGAACAGAGAGGACCTCCGCTTAAGCTCAACCGGGGAGTTCTCAAACTCGGAACGAAATAGCGCCGCTATCGAATCAATCACAATAAGCTTAACCGGCAAGTGGGTTTTCGGGTCGGAGAGAAACGACTCCATCTTAGGCAATATATCGAGCAGTTGGTCCGCAGAATGTACAGCGTGAACAAATATAGAATCACAGGGATCGGTCTTGAAAATTGCAGGGTATGTAGAGCGGAAGGCGTGGGAGAGTTGGTGGAGGCGGCGAGAGGGAAAAGGGAACTCGGTGTGGATGTAAAGAGAGGAGCCGGAGAGGCCGCCGAGAGAGACCGGGAGCTGAGCGGAGAGAGCCAATTGGAGGCAGAGCTGGGTCTTGCCGCAACCGCTCTCGGCGAAGAGCTCGGTTATGGAGTTGCAGGGGAAGCCGCCGGCGAGGCAGCGGTCGAGGAGCGGGCAGCCAAGGGTGCATTTCGGGGTTGTGAGAGGACGGTGGAGGAGATTTTCTGGGGCCGGAGTCATTGTTTGAACGTTGAGTGGGAAGCCGTCCAAATTATATCTTTCCTTTTTGCCGCAAAAACAGTTCTATTACCAAAAGcacaacttttaaaaaatagtaaataaaggGTCATGCTATTAGGCTTCCAAGAGTCAGACAAATGTCTGCCAAAGTCttatatgattttattaaaaaaaaaaaattgtagaaaaatctctcttcctagtcctgctagattttgtttttgttttttgttaaatttttataagttaatatttaatttctaatacctcaaaatttattttttgatttaaaactaaaacctatgggtggaaggttaaccatTTTAAGGATGGTATCACTTAAAATGGATTTTATTATcataaatttagtgctaatacctcaaatttgaattttcctttaatatctctcttctccaattaaaaaaaaaaaaaaaattaaaaaaaaagtcatgtcTAACGCTTGAGGCAGCCGAAAATCTCAACTCGTAAATAAATGCACTTATCTTAAATTAGTTTTCCccttttgtctttaatttttattagaaaGTGGAAAAATACAtcacataaattaaattaaaattcaaggGGAAAATTCACatacccttcaaactatcatccAATGAACAATGTCTTCccaactttcaattgtgacaatgttcttccgaactaccaaaaattgtcaatgttcccccaatgacgaaattatccttagtaaaataaaaacaaaaaatactaaaacttttttaaaaaacctaaaacttaaaaaagaaaaaaaaaatccaaagggtagcaaattaaaaattaaaaaaaaaaaatcctttgtataagaaaaaaaaaattaaaaaatttagaattttttttttaaaaaaaaataatggttttaaaaaaaaaatggtttaaaaaaattgttttttttttttaaataaaaattttcatttcaaaaataatttttttttaaaaaatttatagggatatttttgtcttattgaaaaatatataaagacatttttatctttttgataaCCTTGGGGGGAGGgaacattgataatgttttgatagtttggagggaacattgtcacaattgaaagtttgaagaacattgtcaattaagtggtagtttgagggaggtatgtggactttaccctaaaattaatataaaaataaaaggtcatttttgaaaaaaatgtgaaCAATTATCGGGAAGACTTGAACCTTTAATCTCATTAATCACCCCAAATTTATTACAGGTGAAGATATATATTAAGATAAAaatctttaataaaattttgcCAAACCCATGCAACCTAATTGCCACTTTTAAAAACCTGGatagcaatttaaaaaatttgcgaaaaaatgatatttaaccctaaaattaaaaaaattaaaaataaaaataaaaagtaaaaaaataaatgtatttacATTTTATGAGATACCTTATTCCTGTTGGGTGTTGCTTGCTTTAATTCTGTTACTTCAAAGAATCCGCTCTTATCAAGAAATACAAAGGGTTGCAATCATGTACACGagaagtatacatgagaaacACTCGATTAAGAACACGAAGAAAAGAGCACATATCAAGAGACACATACCAGAGGAACACCCAATTAACTATGATTCTACTTCATTGACAAAAGGTTACATAGGTCAAAGTCATTGCATCTTTATGCTGCCTCTTTATTCTAAAAGCAAAAGAGTCAAATAGATGTTGCAACATATGGGGGGCACCTGTGCTTGCTACTTAATGTATTCATCTTCCAAAATATTTGATGACAGACCCATTGCAGAGGCCCCAAAAGTCAAAATCCTCCCCCCTAAACCACAAGTTGTTATAGGaggaaagaggaaagaagagaagcagGAGCAC encodes the following:
- the LOC132190576 gene encoding uncharacterized protein LOC132190576 encodes the protein MSCLALALQPANGSDVLLQTREWFPPARALVALSGFRQTRHAFAASKHNSNHPSDADADSFAASIGDDPLAVSSGQVIVGVESRYRVVYRLVNAIYVLGITTADDTSVINVFECINMVNQAVSVVVTACRGVDVTPEKLGRKYAEIYMALDIVLRGVSSIRLAAMLGAMHGDGIAKMVHSALDSEGKIRGADNWTNLEAHSVEHEAGVEAFSNAHFEIPPETLAAGDEVAASLAPVAQSVGEQQPQEQQQEEETQAEKDPFAASDAINKPPELVGGFKKSKETSSADLTLALAGIEVTTLPPAEATQSTYIGVEGFEGDYGGVAYGSEKVASLDDSFQGFNAPFGGGLDASEFLGPTKIAKPQGLGGLELLQTGPDGAAPAAPAAAAPGAVNPLEDLVKRTEQRGPEMCIVEEISLEFRESLLARVGLLGVVYLKTLPTKVSGDKETEFSFRVEGTSAVKRFVMQSSRVSSLGNSMFHVRTASSDEPIPILKYSLLPRLTPVPLRVRLVKRHTGTLLSVMIQYASNPDLPVPLNDVTFVLKLPVDPTLLKVSPKAILNRAERELKWHVPEIPVKGSPGRLKARMPVDSSEEDEELEVVAYVKFSAQGARSLSGLCLRPASEGKIDFHEVSHRFESGVYMCN
- the LOC132190180 gene encoding DNA repair protein XRCC3 homolog — encoded protein: MTPAPENLLHRPLTTPKCTLGCPLLDRCLAGGFPCNSITELFAESGCGKTQLCLQLALSAQLPVSLGGLSGSSLYIHTEFPFPSRRLHQLSHAFRSTYPAIFKTDPCDSIFVHAVHSADQLLDILPKMESFLSDPKTHLPVKLIVIDSIAALFRSEFENSPVELKRRSSLFFKISGKLKLLAKRFGLAVVVTNQVVDLIVPEGINGMRIGNLACLYSSGRRVCPALGLAWANCVNSRLFLSRNEEVEKEEKGLVDVDANRVCTRTRRRLHVVFAPHLPEGSCELVITREGVFGVE